AGCTCGACCTCGTACTGCTCGAAGCCGAAGGTCTGAAGGACGGCGAGGGCGAAATCGATGCAGCCGCGGATCTCGTCCTCGATCTGCTGCGGGGTGCAGAAGATGTGGGCGTCGTCCTGGGTGAAGCCGCGGACGCGCAGCAGGCCGTGCAGCACGCCGGAGAGCTCGTAGCGATAGACGGTGCCGAGCTCGCCGTAGCGCTGCGGCAGGTCGCGATAGCTGCGCAGGTCCGACTTGTAGATCATGATGTGCCCGGGGCAGTTCATCGGCTTGACGCGGTAGTTGGCGTCGTCCATCTCCATGGCCGGGTACATGTTCTTGACGTAGTAGCCTTCGTGGCCGGAGACCTTCCACAGGTCGACGCGCAGGATGTGCGGCGTGTAGACGAGGTGATAGCCGCGGCGCAGGTACTCCTCGCGCATCCAGTCTTCCATCAGCTTGCGCATCATGCCGCCCTTGGGATGCCAGAAGATCATGCCCGGGCCGGCGAGCTCCTGGATCGAGAACAGGTCGAGCTGCTTGCCGAGGAGGCGATGGTCGCGCTTCTTGGCTTCCTCCATCTGGTGGAGGTAGGCGTCGAGGTCCTTCTTGGAATAGAAGGAGGTGCCGTAGATGCGCTGGAGCTGGGGATTCTTGGCGTCGCCGAGCCAGTACGCGCCGGCGATGGAGAGCAGCTTGAAGGCCTTGATGCGGCCGGTCGAGGGGATATGCGGGCCGCGGCAGAAGTCCACGAACTTGCCGGTCTGGTAGAAGCTGGCCTGCTCGCCCGGCTGCACGAACTGCTCGATGAAGTGGCACTTCATGAAGTCGCCCTGCTGCTTGGCCTGGGCGAGCGTCTGGTCGCGCGCGAGCAGCTCACGGCGGTAGGGGAGGTCCTGCTGCGCGAGCTCCGCCATCTTCTTCTCGAGGGCGACGAGGTCCTCGGGCGTGAACGGCTTTTCGCGGTAGAAGTCGTAGAAGAAGCCGGTCTCGGTGGGCGGGCCGTGTCCCAGCTTGGTCTCGGGGAAGAGCTCGAGCACGGCGGCGGCGAGCAGGTGCGCGGAGGAGTGGCGGTAGACCTCGAGCGCCTCGGGGTCTTTCTCCGTCAGGATGCGCAGCTCGACGTCTTCGGTCAGCGGCGCGGTGAGGTCGACGAGCCGCTTGTCGCCGTTCTTGACCTGGGCGACGAGCGCGGCCTGGGCAAGGCGCGGCGAGATGCTGCTGGCGACGTCGAGCGCGGTCGCGCCCTTGGGCA
Above is a window of Terriglobales bacterium DNA encoding:
- the thrS gene encoding threonine--tRNA ligase translates to MADTIKVKLPDGSVKELPKGATALDVASSISPRLAQAALVAQVKNGDKRLVDLTAPLTEDVELRILTEKDPEALEVYRHSSAHLLAAAVLELFPETKLGHGPPTETGFFYDFYREKPFTPEDLVALEKKMAELAQQDLPYRRELLARDQTLAQAKQQGDFMKCHFIEQFVQPGEQASFYQTGKFVDFCRGPHIPSTGRIKAFKLLSIAGAYWLGDAKNPQLQRIYGTSFYSKKDLDAYLHQMEEAKKRDHRLLGKQLDLFSIQELAGPGMIFWHPKGGMMRKLMEDWMREEYLRRGYHLVYTPHILRVDLWKVSGHEGYYVKNMYPAMEMDDANYRVKPMNCPGHIMIYKSDLRSYRDLPQRYGELGTVYRYELSGVLHGLLRVRGFTQDDAHIFCTPQQIEDEIRGCIDFALAVLQTFGFEQYEVELSTWDPSDRKNFMGSDEQWEFANRALENALKSRAIPFKVIPGEAAFYGPKIDVKLVDAIGRLWQLSTIQFDFNLPQRFALEYVGEDGARHQPVMVHRALYGSMERFFGVLIEHYAGAFPAWLSPTQVVLVPITERHVGYAASVESMLKDAGVRVELDARSEKMNAKIREHALQKVPFILVIGDKEAESGQVNVRTRGKEKTENMAAQDFVRHLRKLIETKATSL